The following are encoded together in the Equus quagga isolate Etosha38 chromosome 15, UCLA_HA_Equagga_1.0, whole genome shotgun sequence genome:
- the LOC124227364 gene encoding olfactory receptor 12D2-like, producing the protein MLNQTSVTEFLLLGVTDIQELWPLLFVVFLAIYFVNVAGNGTILMIVISDPRLHSPMYFFLGNLSCLDICYSTVTLPKMLGNFLSTHKAISFLGCISQLHFFHFLGSTESMLLAVMAFDRFVAICKPLHYTVIMNHQLCTQMAITIWIIGFFHALLHSVMTSHLNFCGSNHVHHFFCDVKPLLALACGKIEFNQWLLNTVTGMIAMGSFFLTLLSYFYIITHLFCKTHSCSTLHKALSTCASHFMVVILFFAPVVFTYIRPASGSSMDQDRIIAIMYSVVTPVLNPLIYTLRNKDVKRALSRMIRRRL; encoded by the coding sequence atgCTGAATCAAACTTCAGTCACTGAATTTCTCCTTCTGGGGGTAACagatatccaagaactgtggccTTTACTCTTTGTCGttttccttgcaatttattttGTCAATGTGGCTGGGAATGGAACCATTCTGATGATTGTCATCTCTGATCCAAGACTCCATTCACCTATGTATTTCTTCCTGGGAAATCTCTCATGTCTAGATATCTGCTACTCCACAGTGACACTGCCAAAGATGCTGGGGAACTTCCTCTCTACACACAAAGCAATTTCTTTTTTGGGATGCATAAGTCagcttcatttcttccatttcctggGCAGCACAGAGTCCATGTTGTTGGCTGTGATGGCCTTTGACCGCTTTGTGGCTATCTGCAAACCACTTCATTACACTGTCATCATGAATCATCAGCTCTGTACCCAGATGGCTATCACTATCTGGATCATTGGCTTTTTCCATGCCCTGTTGCACTCCGTGATGACCTCTCACTTGAACTTCTGTGGTTCTAACCATGTTCATCACTTCTTCTGTGATGTTAAGCCACTGCTGGCTTTGGCCTGTGGGAAGATTGAGTTCAACCAGTGGCTGCTCAATACTGTCACAGGGATGATTGCTATGGGTTCATTCTTTCTAACACTTCTCTCCTATTTCTATATCATCACCCACCTCTTCTGCAAGACCCATTCTTGCAGCACGCTTCACAAAGCACTGTCCACTTGTGCCTCCCACTTCATGGtagttattcttttctttgctcctgTTGTCTTTACCTACATTCGTCCTGCTTCAGGCAGCTCCATGGACCAGGACCGGATCATTGCCATCATGTACAGTGTGGTCACACCTGTGCTAAATCCACTGATCTATACTTTGAGGAACAAGGACGTGAAGAGGGCCTTGAGTAGGATGATCAGAAGGAGGCTCTGA